The Caloranaerobacter sp. TR13 genome segment AGTATAAAGTTCCTCTAAAAACTGCCACTTAATGCCATTAATTTGTGGCATTTTTTTCTTTTAAATAATATTTTTTAGGTTTACTTTTATAATCAATCTCTAACATACCCTTTCTAACCATTTCTTGTAATAAAGACTTAGTAAAAACTTCTGTATTCTTTATTATAAGCTTTCTTTTACTACCAAAATTCGAGACCTTAAGATTAGATAATATATTTCCTAATTCCTTTTTAGTCATTGCGCCATTTCTTCTTAAAGCATTTATTACTTTTCTTTGAGCTTTTTTAGTCAATTTAATTTTTAATTCTGTATCTATCCTCTGTTCTTTCACATATCCCCATGAATAAACAAACATTGTTGCTAAAGCAAAAAATATAATTCCTAATATATAAATAATCATACTATCCCTTCTTTTTTAATAATTTAATAAAATCATTATTCTTCAAAATATTAATAAAAGTTATTAATCTCTCTAATAGCGGCTCTGCATTTTTTCCAATTTTCATCTTTACAATTTGTGATATTTCATATATATTTCTTTTACCATCAATTGCCTGCCAAACAGTACTGCCGATTTCATCTAAATCAATAGTCATCTTTTCTGGCGTATTAAAAAATCTTCTTACTAATTTATCAATAAAAGAATTTCTATATACTATAAGAACTACATTTTCTCCTTTTATCTCCCAATCTACTTTTTCGGACCTTACTGGAACGAACTCCAAAAAATTTTCATTTTTCTTTTTCATATGCCCTCCTAAGTAAAGTTATTATTGAAAGGGGATAATAATTATCCCCTTTCAGTAGTTTACTCTTCTACTTTTTTCC includes the following:
- a CDS encoding PqqD family protein, with translation MKKKNENFLEFVPVRSEKVDWEIKGENVVLIVYRNSFIDKLVRRFFNTPEKMTIDLDEIGSTVWQAIDGKRNIYEISQIVKMKIGKNAEPLLERLITFINILKNNDFIKLLKKKG